One window from the genome of Chloroflexota bacterium encodes:
- a CDS encoding pyrroline-5-carboxylate reductase codes for MEETVQQARLAFIGSGTMAEAMIQGILRCGVTAAGHIWASGPRKERAAELTAKYGIHATTDNREAARNADVVVLSVKPQRLRMVLHELRGTVRPEQLVMSIVAGAKVSYIAQTLGAPSVIRVMPNTPAQIGEGISVWFATPQVTPEQREVGRRILTALGEEIEVDEERYLDMATAVSGTGPTYVFLIMEALVDAAVHLGFSRRIAEALVTKTVLGSVLFARQSNLHLAQLRNMVTSPGGTSAEAIYQLDKGSIRTVLSKAVWAAYQKSKLLGESLSQESEPEARPNGSPPSEKLES; via the coding sequence ATGGAAGAGACAGTCCAACAAGCGCGGTTGGCCTTCATCGGCAGCGGCACCATGGCCGAGGCCATGATTCAGGGCATTTTGCGGTGCGGCGTTACGGCGGCGGGCCACATCTGGGCGAGCGGCCCCCGCAAGGAACGCGCCGCCGAGTTGACCGCCAAGTACGGCATCCACGCCACGACCGACAACCGCGAGGCCGCCCGCAATGCCGATGTCGTCGTCCTGTCGGTCAAGCCGCAGCGGCTTCGCATGGTTCTGCACGAACTTCGCGGGACGGTGCGGCCCGAGCAACTCGTCATGTCCATCGTGGCGGGCGCGAAGGTCTCCTACATCGCGCAGACGCTCGGCGCTCCGTCCGTCATCCGCGTGATGCCCAACACGCCCGCGCAGATCGGCGAGGGGATTTCGGTGTGGTTCGCCACGCCCCAGGTTACGCCCGAACAGCGGGAGGTGGGGCGCAGGATTCTGACCGCCCTGGGCGAAGAGATAGAGGTGGACGAGGAGCGCTATCTGGACATGGCGACGGCGGTGAGCGGCACCGGCCCGACCTACGTGTTCCTCATCATGGAGGCGCTGGTGGACGCGGCGGTGCACCTGGGATTCTCGCGGCGCATCGCCGAGGCCCTGGTTACGAAGACCGTCCTGGGGTCGGTGCTGTTCGCGCGCCAGTCCAACCTGCACCTGGCGCAACTCCGCAACATGGTAACCTCGCCAGGCGGGACGAGCGCCGAGGCCATCTACCAACTGGACAAGGGCAGCATCCGCACGGTGCTGTCCAAGGCCGTCTGGGCGGCCTACCAGAAGTCCAAACTGCTGGGCGAGTCGCTGTCGCAGGAATCCGAGCCGGAAGCCCGCCCCAACGGCAGCCCGCCGTCGGAAAAGTTGGAATCGTAA
- a CDS encoding dUTP diphosphatase: MAIRYKVLAGGRRPVKTGAAYDLFARLDAPLVLNGPTLVPLGIALELPPGYGAIVKARSSAPLRHGYEAHVGLIDPEFNGREVCTILEPLPGVGPVTIHPGDRVAQMWAQRMDVELVETDEDIPLGPKEGFGSTGK; encoded by the coding sequence GTGGCTATCCGGTACAAGGTTCTCGCTGGCGGGCGCAGGCCCGTGAAGACCGGCGCGGCCTACGACCTGTTCGCACGCCTGGACGCGCCGCTTGTGCTGAACGGCCCCACGCTGGTGCCGTTGGGCATCGCGCTGGAACTGCCCCCGGGCTACGGCGCCATCGTCAAAGCGCGATCCAGCGCGCCGCTCCGCCACGGCTACGAGGCGCATGTGGGCCTGATTGACCCCGAATTCAACGGGCGCGAGGTCTGCACGATTTTGGAGCCACTCCCTGGCGTGGGGCCGGTTACGATTCACCCCGGGGACCGCGTTGCCCAGATGTGGGCGCAGCGCATGGACGTGGAACTGGTGGAGACGGACGAGGACATTCCGCTAGGCCCCAAGGAGGGGTTCGGGAGCACCGGCAAGTAG
- a CDS encoding CPBP family intramembrane metalloprotease: MATWLRWAGVAVAYVGVMAGLAALASWSADAAYSAALVLPLPFLLGLCRTRVSPPTRAAPWWAGLALWVFVVLSRAAAMVLVAASLVPLRVSWHASLAATGSLFPLVALAILLGERSGGDVFGFTGRRALRQVLLGAGLALALQAIMRAPLVATGQLRLGDAGFAALAQSFPVELMTIALGEESLFRGYMQITLQRRYPWWFATFLASVLFGLWHLPGALFVPNVLALFGVVGFPFAFGLLAGVMFRLTGSIVGPVVAHALYNAVNAMFY; this comes from the coding sequence ATGGCGACATGGTTGCGTTGGGCTGGGGTTGCCGTCGCCTACGTCGGCGTGATGGCGGGGCTGGCGGCATTGGCGAGTTGGAGCGCCGACGCGGCCTATAGCGCGGCGCTCGTGTTGCCGCTCCCGTTCCTGCTCGGCCTCTGCCGGACGCGAGTTTCCCCGCCGACTCGTGCGGCTCCGTGGTGGGCCGGCCTGGCGCTCTGGGTCTTCGTCGTGCTGTCGCGGGCGGCCGCAATGGTGCTGGTGGCCGCCAGCCTTGTCCCGCTTCGCGTGAGTTGGCACGCTTCCCTCGCGGCCACCGGCAGCCTGTTCCCCCTTGTGGCTCTGGCGATCCTGCTGGGCGAGCGGTCGGGCGGCGACGTGTTTGGGTTCACGGGGCGGCGCGCCTTGCGGCAGGTGTTGCTGGGCGCGGGCCTGGCGCTGGCGCTGCAGGCGATCATGCGCGCGCCGCTTGTGGCAACCGGCCAGTTGCGCCTGGGCGATGCCGGGTTTGCGGCGCTGGCCCAGAGTTTCCCCGTGGAGTTGATGACGATCGCCCTGGGCGAGGAAAGCCTGTTCCGCGGCTACATGCAGATCACCCTACAGCGGCGCTACCCCTGGTGGTTCGCCACGTTCCTGGCGTCGGTACTCTTCGGCCTCTGGCATCTCCCCGGCGCGCTCTTTGTGCCCAACGTGCTGGCCCTGTTCGGCGTCGTGGGCTTCCCCTTCGCCTTCGGGCTGCTGGCCGGCGTCATGTTCCGCCTCACGGGTTCTATCGTGGGGCCGGTTGTGGCGCATGCCCTGTACAACGCCGTCAATGCGATGTTCTACTAG
- a CDS encoding YccF domain-containing protein, protein MSLIGNLLWIFLGGGILVSLCYLIGGIALCATIVGIPFGVQCFKLAWMALAPFGKEIDSSGSAKGLLPILLNILWLVFGGLEVAAVHLVFALLCAITIIGLPFARQHMKLLRLALVPFGAKIT, encoded by the coding sequence ATGAGTCTCATCGGCAATCTGCTGTGGATCTTCCTGGGCGGCGGCATCCTCGTGTCGCTGTGCTACCTCATCGGCGGCATCGCGCTGTGCGCTACCATCGTGGGCATCCCGTTCGGCGTGCAATGCTTCAAACTGGCGTGGATGGCCCTGGCGCCGTTCGGCAAGGAGATTGACTCCAGCGGATCGGCGAAGGGGTTGCTGCCCATCCTGCTCAACATCCTGTGGCTGGTGTTCGGCGGGCTGGAAGTGGCGGCGGTGCACCTGGTCTTCGCCCTGCTGTGCGCCATCACCATCATCGGGCTGCCCTTCGCCAGGCAGCACATGAAGTTGCTACGCCTGGCGCTGGTGCCCTTCGGCGCGAAGATCACCTAG
- a CDS encoding glycosyltransferase family 4 protein: MRICIDISPAAHRKAGLGRHARELAERAHRLDALNDYSLFTYQPSRGQIPPGLAHLPTYSVPWPAKPWRMSVLLAHYARVPQDGLVPGVALFHGTDHLLPYFRRIRTVFTLHDLIPLLFPEFHLPLNRWFLTLMFPRFLRRADAIIAVSECTKKDAIRIYGVPEEKITVIYNGVDARFHPVRDAETLRRVRAAYRLPEAYILYVGTIEPRKNLVRLLDAYHALRQAGRPHKLVVVGAKGWLYQPFFDRIAALGLQDEVILPGYIADEDLPAVYSGAALFAFPSLYEGFGIPPLEAMACGVPTLVSDTSSLPEVVGDAALRVSPTDTGAIKAAMERILSDAALARELAGRGPERARMFTWDRAAGQLVDVYHAVGATRESPSDHGRRAP, encoded by the coding sequence ATGCGGATTTGCATAGACATCTCGCCAGCAGCACACCGCAAGGCAGGGCTGGGCCGCCATGCCCGCGAACTGGCCGAGCGCGCCCATCGGCTGGACGCCCTCAACGACTACAGCCTTTTCACGTACCAGCCGTCGCGGGGGCAGATCCCGCCCGGCCTGGCCCACCTGCCCACCTACTCCGTCCCGTGGCCCGCCAAGCCCTGGCGCATGAGCGTCCTGCTGGCCCACTACGCGCGCGTCCCGCAGGACGGTCTGGTGCCGGGCGTGGCGCTGTTCCACGGCACCGATCACCTCTTGCCGTATTTTCGGCGAATCCGCACGGTGTTCACGCTGCACGACCTCATCCCGCTGCTGTTCCCGGAGTTCCACCTGCCGCTGAACCGTTGGTTTCTGACCCTGATGTTTCCGCGCTTCCTGCGCCGCGCCGACGCCATCATCGCCGTGTCCGAATGCACCAAGAAGGACGCCATCCGCATCTACGGGGTGCCCGAAGAAAAGATCACCGTCATCTACAACGGCGTGGACGCGCGCTTCCATCCCGTGCGCGACGCCGAGACCCTGCGCCGGGTCCGCGCGGCGTACCGCCTGCCCGAGGCGTACATCCTGTACGTGGGCACCATTGAGCCGCGCAAGAACCTGGTGCGCCTGCTGGATGCCTACCATGCCCTGCGGCAGGCAGGGCGCCCGCACAAACTGGTCGTCGTGGGGGCCAAGGGGTGGCTGTACCAGCCGTTCTTTGACCGCATCGCCGCCCTGGGCCTACAGGACGAGGTGATTCTCCCCGGGTACATCGCCGACGAGGATTTGCCCGCCGTGTATTCGGGCGCAGCCCTGTTCGCGTTCCCGTCGCTGTACGAGGGGTTTGGGATACCGCCGCTGGAAGCCATGGCCTGCGGCGTGCCGACGCTGGTCTCGGACACGTCGTCCCTGCCCGAAGTCGTGGGGGATGCGGCGCTTCGGGTGTCGCCCACCGACACGGGCGCGATCAAGGCCGCCATGGAGCGCATTCTGAGCGACGCGGCGCTGGCCCGCGAATTGGCGGGGCGGGGGCCCGAACGGGCGCGGATGTTCACCTGGGACAGGGCGGCCGGCCAGTTGGTGGACGTGTACCATGCTGTGGGGGCGACGCGCGAGTCGCCCTCCGACCACGGAAGGAGAGCACCATGA